GGTGGGTGTGGGAACACACGAAGCCCGGCATCACGATCCAGCCCTTCAGATCAACGATCTCATCCTCCTGCTTCGGCTTCAATCGGGCGGCTCGTTCAACGATTGTACCTTCGTCGATTCGAATGTCGCACTCTTCAATTGAAGAGGGAGCGAGTGTGACAGCTCGTGTGTTCTTCAGTAAAAGGCTCACGTTCTGTGCGTCGAAATGAGTGAACGATCAGATAAATGTTGTTCAAGAACCTGAAAATCGGGTTCAATTTCAAGCGGTTCGCCTGCGGCGCGCTTCGCCGATTGCACATCCTTCAATCCATTGCCAGTAATGACAACGACCGCGGACACATCGGCCGGGACGATGCCTTGAGCGATCGCTTTCTTCAATCCGGCGACGCCTGCAACGCCCGCAGGTTCGCCAAACACCCCTCCGAGTTGCGCAGTGAGACGCATCGCTTCGAGGATCTCGTCGTCAGACACGGCGATCATATCACCGTGCGATGCTTTGACCTGCTGGATTGCCCGGCGCCAGTTCCGCGGTGTGCCGACAGCAATGCTGTCTGCAATCGTGTCGGTGGAAGTCGGCTGGAGATCCCCGCCGCTGAGGAATGCATCAAGCAGGGCCCGTGCTCCATTTGCTTGAACGCCAAGAAGCTTCGGAACGCGGTCGATGAACCCTAATCGCCGCATTTCCTCAAGCCCTTTGCCGATCCCTCCAATCGTGCAACCATCACCAACGGAAACCACAACCCACGTCGGGATCACTGAACCGAATTGCTCGGCGATTTCCAATCCGGCTGTCTTCTTTCCCTCCACGAGAAACGGATTCGTGCCGCTGTTCCTGTCGTACCACCCGAATTTCCGGCACGCTTCCCGGCACAAATCGAAGGCATTCTCGTATGTCCCGCGCACGCGGACAACTGTTGCCCCGAAAATAAGGAGCTGTGTTACCTTCGGTTCAGGCGCCCGCTGCGGCACAAAGATAATGCTCCGAAATCCCGTGGCTGCCGCCATGCCGGCCAGCGATGACGCAGCGTTTCCTGTTGAAGCGCATGCGATGGTATCGAAACCAAATTCTTGTGCTTTGACAAGGCCGACAGAACTCGCACGGTCCTTGAACGAGCTGGTTGGATTTCTTCCATCATCTTTCAGAAACAACTTCCTGATTCCGACGGCAGAGGCAAGGCGGGGAACATCATACACCGGAGTCCAGCCAACCTGGAGATGCGGAACCGGCGATCGCCGAGACACCGGCAGCAATTCACGGTATCTCCAATGATCGAACGGTCGATCGCAGAGACCGGACGGTGTCAGCGTTGTGCCCGCCGCGTCATAGTCGTACATCACATCGAGAATACCCTGAATGCCGCAATGCGAGCACGTATGGAGATTCCCGTTCTGGAACGAAGTCCCGCACACAAGACAACGAAGGCCGGCAACAAGCGATTCCGGTGCTGGTGTCATTTTTTCACCTCGGCGCTTGATTTCACTTTCACCGGCTCCCTTAGTTTCTCTATGGACAGAAGGACGACCTCATTGGTCGCAGGGAGCGAGAAGTCGGGTTCCGTTTCATGAGAGCCGACAGCGGAGACAGCATCCTTGATCGCCAACCAGGTAGCAAATCCAAGCATCAACGGGGGCTCTGCGACGGTCTTGCTTCCATGGATAGAATTCGGATGAGCCGCGTTCTCCAGAAGCCTGACTCGAAAATCGACAGGGATGTCTCTTGCCGTGGGAATCTTGTACGTGTCGGGCGAGTGCGTCATCAGGTTTCCTTCATGATCCCACTTGATTTCCTCGGTGGTGCACCAGCCAACTCCCTGGATATATCCTCCTTGGATCTGACCGATGTCAATTGCAGGATTGATGGAATCACCGGCGTCATGTAAAATATCTGTCCTCAGGAGCGTCACCGCGCCGGTGAGCGTATCCACGAGAACTTCAGAAACCGCCATGCCGAACGCATAGTACCGGAACGGTGTCCCAACCCCTTTGGCCTTGTCCCATCCAATGCCCGGTGTTCGGAAATATCCTGTCGAGCTGAGGCTGATGCGGCGGAAGACCATCTGCGGCATCGCTTCAGCAAATCCGATCCGTCGTTCAGGGTGTTTGATGTCGAAGATGGTATCGTGTTCAAACCGTATATCCTCCGGTGACGTGGGAACCGCCGGGCGCTTCTCATTGAAGAACGAGGTGACCCCTTCAGAGATGCGCGCCTTGAGGATGTCGGTCGCGTTCTTCACTGCAGCGCCGTTCATGTCTGTCCCAGAGGAAGCTGCGGTGGCGGATGTGTTCGGTACCTTGGATGTATTGGTCGCATTGACCCGAACACGGTCGATCTTGATGCCGAGTTCTGCTGCTGCGATCTGCTGCATCTTCGTGTGTAGCCCCTGTCCCATTTCCACGCCGCCGTGGTTGACCAGGACCGTGCCATCATTGTAGATGTTGACGAGAGCGCCCGCCTGGTTCAGAAAGGTCGTGGTGAACGAAATACCGAATTTCACCGGGGTGCAGGCAATCCCCTTTTTGTAGAACTCATTTGACGCGTTGAATTCTGCCACTGCGTTGCGACGCGCGACATACTCCGAAGAGTGCATCAGCTGATCGTATATGACGTGCAGGTTGTTGTTTTCCACAGTTTGGCCATAGTGCGTCACGTTGTTTGCTTCCAGCCCGTAGAAGTTCGTCTTCCGGATTTCTGCTGAATCTCTGTGCAGGAATCTGGCAACGCGGTCGATGATCGTCTCCATAGCGGCCATGCCTTGCGGACCGCCGAAGCCGCGGAATGCCGTATTCGAGGGGAGATTCGTTTTCCAGACCCGCGCCACGACAGTCATATGCGGTACATAGTATGCATTGTCGCAGTGGAACATCGCCCGTTCCATGATCGCAAACGACAAATCCGTGGCGCCGCCGGCATCGCTGTTGAGTTCGAACTTGACGGCGAGCAGCCTACCATCGTCATCGAATCCAGCTTCATAACGTGTCAGGAATCGGTGTCGCTTTCCTGTCATGATCATGTCATCATCACGGGAGAGTCGTATCTTTACGGGACAACGGCTTGCGTGAGCGAGGAGCGCACTCCAGCAGGCGACGTGGTTTCCCTGCGTTTCTTTGCCGCCAAACGCCCCTCCAATGCGCCTGACCTCGACAAGCACATCCTTTTTCTCAATACCGAGGACTTCAGCGACCAGCGTCTGCGTTTCCGACGGGTTTTGCGAACCGCAATAGACGGACATCTCATCCCCTTCGCCCGGCACGCAGAGAGAAGCTTGTGATTCAAGGTACCAGTGTTCTGCGGCGCCGGTTCTCAGTTCCCCCTGCAGCACATGCGGAGCAGATCGAAGAGCGGCTTTCGCATCCCCCCGCTGCATGCTTCGCTCAGGACCAAGGATCGTGTTTGCTACCATGGCCTCGTCAATGCTCAAAACATGTTCGAGGGGTTCATAGTTGATCTCGATGAGATGTTCTGCAGCCCGGCACTCTGCATCGGTCATCGCCGCTATCAGGAACACCGCTTGCCCGACAAACGCCACCTCCTCATGAGCAAGACATGGTTCGTCCTTGACAACAGGTCCCATCTCATTATGTCCCGGAATGTCATTGGCCGATAGCACAGAAACGACACCGGGTGCACGTTTCGCCTTCGTCAAATCGAATGAGACGATACGGGCATGCGCATGGGGGCTATAGACCACCCGCCCTGTCAAAGTGCTTGGGCTGGAGGGTATGTCATCGATGTACAGCGCCTCACCGGTTACGTGAAGCACTGCGCTCTCATGCGGCATTTGTTGATGCATGGAAGACCCTTTTCAATAGCCCGGGAGTATTCTCTGTTTGAAATCCGAAACACGAACCACGAAGCACGAAGCAATTTCGAAGTCCTGAGCACGAAACGATGGCTCCGGCTTTGCTCTTCACATTCGTGCTTAGAATTTGTTTAGACTTTCGGATTTAGGATTTCGGACTTATCTTTCAACCGTTTGTTTCACTCCAAAATTTCAGAAGGAGATTACGTGCGGCCGCGCGGCGAAACTCGGCGCTCCCGCGAACATCTGAAATCGGTTTGAAATCTGCATCAATCAAGCGACGCGCTTCTTCCACATGCGCACGGTCCCATGGTTTTCCCTTCAGGAACGATTCCGTCGAGATGGATCGCTTTGTGCATTCCGACATACCGCCAAATGCCAATGTAATATCGTTGACAACTCCGTTTTCATTCAGGTCCACCCTGAATCCGGCACTGACCGTCGAAATGTCGAGGTCCCGCCGCTTCGAGACTTTGTATGAACGTATGAGCGACGACGACGACTGCCGCGGCAGCACAATGGCCACGATCAATTCGTCAGGCTGACGATCGGTTTTCCGATACCCCTTGACGAATGCGTCTGCTGCAACAGTTCGTGTTCCACGGCGGCTTGTAAGAATCACCGACGCACCGTACGCGATCAACGCCGGCAGCGCGTCGCCGATCGGAGAAGCTGTGCCGATATTGCCACCAAGTGTGGCGACGTTCCGGATTTGTCGCGCAGCGAAGAGCGTGAGCATCTCATGAAAGGCCGGAAAATCGCTCTTCACGTGCATCATCACGTCATTGATCCGGACGCCGGCGCCAATCCTCAGGCTGCGATCATCCCGGACAACTGCCCGGAGTTCTTCGACTCTTGAACAATCGATGATATGCGGGAGTAGTTCAAATTTCTTTGTCACCTTGAGGGCCACATCTGTCGCTCCGCTGATCAAGGTCGCTTTCGGATGCTTTTCGATCAGCTCCAGGCATACATCCACTGTTACAGGTTGATCGTAGCGCTGTGTCTGTGCAACGATTGAGATGCTCTTGTGGTGGATGGAGTTCAGAAGTCCAACAATCCGTGATTCATCGTCGCTGAAATGATCACTTCCCTTGGCATCACAAGCGGACATAGCCGCTTCTATAATCGGCTCATATCCGGTGCAGCGGCAGAGGTTGCCCGCGAGAGCCTCTGCAATCTCATCCCGGGATGGTCGGCCCGCCTCTTTATAGAGGGCAAACAGCGTCATCACGATGCCCGGGGTGCAGAATCCGCATTGGCTGCCATGTGAATCAACCATGGCCTGCTGAACAGGATGCAGATCCCCGGAAGGATTCTTCAAGTTTTCTACTGTAATCAGCTGTTTTCCATGGAGCATCGGGAGGAAAAGGAGGCAGGAATCGACAGCTCTGTAGTTCATGCTCCCATCTGCGTTCCGATCTCCGAGCACAACTGTGCACGCACCGCAATCCCCTTCCGCGCATCCTTCTTTCACTCCCCGGTGTTTGGGAAGCGAGCGCAAGTACTCGAGGACCGTGGTTGTCGGTTTCAGTTGCAGCGAAGAATCGAAGGCAATGTCAACGATCGTGCCGTCGAGAATGAACTGGATCGAGTTGGTCATGTGAAAATCAAATTAATCAATCGACATTTATTATTGAGAGCTGGGAATTGTCACTGCCCCATGATCTGGACAATATCTAATGTCCAATATCGAATCATGACTATTGAAGTGTGTTCTCTTCAGTCAGCCCCCCCACGCAGCCGCGAAACAAGAACGCTTCACATACCTACCCCGACCAGCCTTGCCAAGCCACACATCCCGATCGACGATAATCTCACCGCGGGAAATGACCGTGTCCGCGTTTCCCCGCACCGTTATTCCCTCGTACATTGAATAGTCAACTTGCATATGGTGGGTCGACGCGGAAATTATGTGTTCCGCGTTCGGGTTCCAGATCACGACGTCTGCGTCACTTCCGACTTCCACCGCGCCTTTCTTCGGATAGAGTCCAAACAACTTCGCTGGATTGACAGAAACCAGGTCTACCCACTGTTTCAAAGAGAGCCTTCCCTCGTTCACTCCATAATGATAGAGAAGCTGCAACCGGTTCTCAATCCCGGGTCCACCATTGGGGATTTTTGTGAAGTCGTTCAAGCCCGCGCTCTTCTGGGTTTTGAACATGAACGGACAGTGATCGGTCGAAACAACCTGGATATCGCCGGCGCCCAGCCCTTTCCAAAGTGCATCCTGATCGGCGGGAGACCTCAAGGGGGGTGTCAGGACAAACTTCGCTCCTTCGAAATTTGGCCGGGAAAGGTCTTGCTGGGTCAACAAGAGATACTGCGGACATGTTTCTCCAAACACGCGGGTGCCGTTCTTTCGAGAACGGGAGATTTCTTCCAGAGCTTGAGCGGATGAAACGTGTACGATGTAGACCGGGAGATCCGCGCTTCTGGCCAGTGCAAGGACGCGACGGACAGCCTCAGCCTCGGCGCTCGCGGGACGCGTCAGGGCATGTTCAATCGGAGCCGTTCGCCCTTCGGCAAGCGCCTTGTGAACAAGATGGTCGATGGCACTTTCGTCTTCGGCGTGTACTGCCACGAGTGCTCCTCGTTTGCCGGCTCGGATCATCACCTGCAGGATCGTTGCGTCATCCACCATCAACGCTCCCGGATATGCTGTGAAGAGCTTGAAGCTCGTCACGCCTTCGTCGACGAGTGCATCGATCTCATTGATCCGGCCTTCCTCCACATCCACCACTATCATGTGCAAACCGTAGTCGATCGAAGCCTTCGATGCCTTCTCCCGCCAGGTGGCATAGGCCTCGCGCAGAGTGTGCCCCTTCGATTGGGTGGCAAAATCGATAATGGAGGTTGTTCCACCAAATGCTGCAGCGCGCGTGCCGGACTCAAAATTGTCGCTGGAAACAGTTCCCCCAACAGGTGCATCCAGGTGAGTATGGACGTCGATGCCGCCTGGGATGACGTACTTCCCTGTCGCGTCGATCGTTTGCTCTGCTTTCCGATCAAGCCCTTGACCGACGGCACTGATAACTTCATTCTCAATGAACACATCGGACGCTACGACACCTTGTGGTGTCACTACCTGTCCGTGTATAATCAAAATTGCCATCGTCATGAATGCAAGGATTGTCGGAGGATGACCGGGGGGATTGGATGCGCTGGCGTGCATCGTCTGCTGCAGAGAATCCAAAACGGTGACGTACAACAATCGAAACCGCGCAAACATCCCGATCACGGCACGCGCAAGTCAAAGTACGTCAGTAATGATTAAACGGCAAGGGGCACCGCCAAGGAAGGGAGCAAATGGGAATGCGACGCTGCATCTCTTACGATTGCCGGGCGATTCTCATGCTGGTGATCTTCCAGGCAATGGGCGCGGTCAGAACCGCGGCGACAGCGAAGAGTGTGGCATTGGTATAGGTAGTCTGCTCCGACAACGCCGCGGTCAGTGCGGTGACGAGACAGACCGTCGGCAACGCTGTCATCGCGATGAGTCCTGCGACGTTGAGGGGGATTTTGAACGGTCTCGGCTGCTCCGGGTTGCGGATGCGGAGAACAATAAGGGCGACAAATTCGAGGAAGAGCGCTGCGCCGTACAACGTCACATCGATGATGAGAAGATCGCCAAACTCCCAGAATACCATGCCGCTCACGACGAGCGCACAGACGACGATAGATACATGCGGAACATTGTGCTTTGGATGTACTTTGCTGAGCGACGCTGGGAGCAATCCATCGTCTGCCATGGCTTTCGGCACACGGGAAATGGCGAGCAGGATGGAAAGAAAAAGGCCCAGCGCGCTCGCAATACCCCCGAACGAAAGTATGGCGCCGAGCCACCACCCTCCTATGTGCAGGCCAAGCGATGGAAAACCCTGGGCGGTCAGCACTTCCGCGTCCATCCCTGCGGCTGTCCCGGTCCAGATGGAAAGGAAATAGAATCCGACGATAAGGAAGAACGCGACGACAATAGAGATGAGGTACGATCTCGCGGGACGATGTACTTCTTCAACAAAGGAGGATGAATTGTCCCATCCGAGAAAATTCCACATCACGGTATACAGACCCATACCGAAGACGGTGAATCCCATCCCGTGCGTTTGAAAGTTCACTCCCGACAGGGAAAAAGAGAACCCTTTCGTTACAGCCACACCAAAAAGTATTCCGAAGGGGACAAGAACGCAAAGGCCGAGGAGGACGGAGCTTCGCCCGACGGGAATGATTCCGAGGAGATTCAACACAGCAGCAACCCAGATGATGGCAAGACAGATGGGAATTTTGTATACACCCGCTTCCGGATAGAAGAAGCTCAGGTACTGGACAAACAGGACGGGATAGATCGCAAGATCCGTGAAGGTGAAGAGCCACGACCACCACCCTTCATAGAATCCCCATTTCATGCCGAGGCCTGATTTCACCCACTGGTAGTAACCCCCGTTGAGCGGCATCATGCCGTTCAGTTCAAGAACCATGAGAATGGAAGGGAGAACCCAGAGAAGCGGAGTGATAAGAATGAGCGCCAGCGCGAACCCTCCTCCGACGTACTGGAGAACAGGTTCGAGCCCGTACGGGCCGCCTGAAACCGTGAAGAAGACGACCGCTGTCAGTTGGAGGGGGCGGAGAAGACCGCGACCGCTTCCTGCTATGGGTTGGGTCATTCGTTATGAGTTCGGGGATCCTTCCGATTGTGATGGTGATACACGAAAACCTGCGGAAGGAACGAGGTTATCGCTGTTTCGCAAGCCAAAGTTCAGGGTTTTGCTTTTCGCGGTCTTTCCAGATTTCGAAATGAAGGATATCGCCGTCCACTGAAGAGCCGCTCTTCGCAATTGTCTCGCCCGCCGCGATCTTCTGGTTCTCCGCAACGTTTACTTCGGACAGATCAGCATAGATGGTCCGGTATCCGTCACTGTGAGTCAGAATGACGATGTTCCCCAGGCCGGGGATGAATGTCACGATCGAGACCCTGCCGTCTGCAACCGCTCTCACTTCGGAACCAGGCCTCACGCTGATATCGATGCCGGTGTTCTCGCGCACCGTCTTGAGCACCGGATGCACCTGGTTGCCGAACCTGGCAGCGATCGATCCGAGAGAAACCGGCCACCGGAGTCTTCCATGCTGAGCAGCGAACGTCCCCGGGATCCCGGCATCTGGCACGGGTGTGGGTCGGAGCGTACTTCCGGCCTTCGATCGTTCACGCTCCGCAGCAGCCTCGCGTTCCTTCCGCTCGGTTTCCTTGTTGATCAGGTCTGTGATGATGTTCTTGAGCTTGTCTGCCGCCGCCCTCTTCTCGTCCGCCTGTTCTCTGTAGAAAGTCTTGTCCTTGCGGATCGACGCGAGCATCTTCTGGCGTCTCGAAACGTCTCCCTTCAATGAAGACTCTTCGTCGGTTCTCCTCGCAAGCAACCTGTGCTGTTCCTTGAGGCTGGCTTCCAAACGCTGATTCTGGTGTTCGAGGTCGTTCTTCTTGGTCACAACATTCCGCAGATCTTTTGCCCGTTGTTCCGAGAACCGCTTCAAATACTCAATCCGGATGGAAAGTTGATTGACCGAATTCGAGGAGAAGAGCAGTTCGAGATCGTACACCCTGCCATGTTTGTACACCGATTGAACATACCGTGCGTACTGTCCCTTGAGCGACTCAAGCTGCTGTTCCATATTTCCGATCGATGAGCTCGCGCTTCGGATCTCCCCCGTCAGCTGCTCCTCCTGCTCCTGCAGCCTTCTGATGGATTTGCGCTTGCTGTTGATCTGCTGTTCCAGCTTGTTGATGTTCGCAAGCGTCGATTTCTCCTGGTCAACTTTCTTGTTGAATTCCTTCTCCGCCGCAGCTGCCTCCGCCCTCAGGCGGGCCTGCTCCTTCTGCATA
The genomic region above belongs to Ignavibacteriales bacterium and contains:
- the xdhB gene encoding xanthine dehydrogenase molybdopterin binding subunit, which gives rise to MHQQMPHESAVLHVTGEALYIDDIPSSPSTLTGRVVYSPHAHARIVSFDLTKAKRAPGVVSVLSANDIPGHNEMGPVVKDEPCLAHEEVAFVGQAVFLIAAMTDAECRAAEHLIEINYEPLEHVLSIDEAMVANTILGPERSMQRGDAKAALRSAPHVLQGELRTGAAEHWYLESQASLCVPGEGDEMSVYCGSQNPSETQTLVAEVLGIEKKDVLVEVRRIGGAFGGKETQGNHVACWSALLAHASRCPVKIRLSRDDDMIMTGKRHRFLTRYEAGFDDDGRLLAVKFELNSDAGGATDLSFAIMERAMFHCDNAYYVPHMTVVARVWKTNLPSNTAFRGFGGPQGMAAMETIIDRVARFLHRDSAEIRKTNFYGLEANNVTHYGQTVENNNLHVIYDQLMHSSEYVARRNAVAEFNASNEFYKKGIACTPVKFGISFTTTFLNQAGALVNIYNDGTVLVNHGGVEMGQGLHTKMQQIAAAELGIKIDRVRVNATNTSKVPNTSATAASSGTDMNGAAVKNATDILKARISEGVTSFFNEKRPAVPTSPEDIRFEHDTIFDIKHPERRIGFAEAMPQMVFRRISLSSTGYFRTPGIGWDKAKGVGTPFRYYAFGMAVSEVLVDTLTGAVTLLRTDILHDAGDSINPAIDIGQIQGGYIQGVGWCTTEEIKWDHEGNLMTHSPDTYKIPTARDIPVDFRVRLLENAAHPNSIHGSKTVAEPPLMLGFATWLAIKDAVSAVGSHETEPDFSLPATNEVVLLSIEKLREPVKVKSSAEVKK
- a CDS encoding peptidoglycan DD-metalloendopeptidase family protein, translated to MIAFARSLAAILLLVALSFLVCEPAMGQSGSKQPSRKSKSTQKARTEKDKRPASVSDMQKEQARLRAEAAAAEKEFNKKVDQEKSTLANINKLEQQINSKRKSIRRLQEQEEQLTGEIRSASSSIGNMEQQLESLKGQYARYVQSVYKHGRVYDLELLFSSNSVNQLSIRIEYLKRFSEQRAKDLRNVVTKKNDLEHQNQRLEASLKEQHRLLARRTDEESSLKGDVSRRQKMLASIRKDKTFYREQADEKRAAADKLKNIITDLINKETERKEREAAAERERSKAGSTLRPTPVPDAGIPGTFAAQHGRLRWPVSLGSIAARFGNQVHPVLKTVRENTGIDISVRPGSEVRAVADGRVSIVTFIPGLGNIVILTHSDGYRTIYADLSEVNVAENQKIAAGETIAKSGSSVDGDILHFEIWKDREKQNPELWLAKQR
- the thrC gene encoding threonine synthase, giving the protein MTPAPESLVAGLRCLVCGTSFQNGNLHTCSHCGIQGILDVMYDYDAAGTTLTPSGLCDRPFDHWRYRELLPVSRRSPVPHLQVGWTPVYDVPRLASAVGIRKLFLKDDGRNPTSSFKDRASSVGLVKAQEFGFDTIACASTGNAASSLAGMAAATGFRSIIFVPQRAPEPKVTQLLIFGATVVRVRGTYENAFDLCREACRKFGWYDRNSGTNPFLVEGKKTAGLEIAEQFGSVIPTWVVVSVGDGCTIGGIGKGLEEMRRLGFIDRVPKLLGVQANGARALLDAFLSGGDLQPTSTDTIADSIAVGTPRNWRRAIQQVKASHGDMIAVSDDEILEAMRLTAQLGGVFGEPAGVAGVAGLKKAIAQGIVPADVSAVVVITGNGLKDVQSAKRAAGEPLEIEPDFQVLEQHLSDRSLISTHRT
- a CDS encoding APC family permease, whose protein sequence is MTQPIAGSGRGLLRPLQLTAVVFFTVSGGPYGLEPVLQYVGGGFALALILITPLLWVLPSILMVLELNGMMPLNGGYYQWVKSGLGMKWGFYEGWWSWLFTFTDLAIYPVLFVQYLSFFYPEAGVYKIPICLAIIWVAAVLNLLGIIPVGRSSVLLGLCVLVPFGILFGVAVTKGFSFSLSGVNFQTHGMGFTVFGMGLYTVMWNFLGWDNSSSFVEEVHRPARSYLISIVVAFFLIVGFYFLSIWTGTAAGMDAEVLTAQGFPSLGLHIGGWWLGAILSFGGIASALGLFLSILLAISRVPKAMADDGLLPASLSKVHPKHNVPHVSIVVCALVVSGMVFWEFGDLLIIDVTLYGAALFLEFVALIVLRIRNPEQPRPFKIPLNVAGLIAMTALPTVCLVTALTAALSEQTTYTNATLFAVAAVLTAPIAWKITSMRIARQS
- the xdhA gene encoding xanthine dehydrogenase small subunit, giving the protein MTNSIQFILDGTIVDIAFDSSLQLKPTTTVLEYLRSLPKHRGVKEGCAEGDCGACTVVLGDRNADGSMNYRAVDSCLLFLPMLHGKQLITVENLKNPSGDLHPVQQAMVDSHGSQCGFCTPGIVMTLFALYKEAGRPSRDEIAEALAGNLCRCTGYEPIIEAAMSACDAKGSDHFSDDESRIVGLLNSIHHKSISIVAQTQRYDQPVTVDVCLELIEKHPKATLISGATDVALKVTKKFELLPHIIDCSRVEELRAVVRDDRSLRIGAGVRINDVMMHVKSDFPAFHEMLTLFAARQIRNVATLGGNIGTASPIGDALPALIAYGASVILTSRRGTRTVAADAFVKGYRKTDRQPDELIVAIVLPRQSSSSLIRSYKVSKRRDLDISTVSAGFRVDLNENGVVNDITLAFGGMSECTKRSISTESFLKGKPWDRAHVEEARRLIDADFKPISDVRGSAEFRRAAARNLLLKFWSETNG
- the hydA gene encoding dihydropyrimidinase, with amino-acid sequence MHASASNPPGHPPTILAFMTMAILIIHGQVVTPQGVVASDVFIENEVISAVGQGLDRKAEQTIDATGKYVIPGGIDVHTHLDAPVGGTVSSDNFESGTRAAAFGGTTSIIDFATQSKGHTLREAYATWREKASKASIDYGLHMIVVDVEEGRINEIDALVDEGVTSFKLFTAYPGALMVDDATILQVMIRAGKRGALVAVHAEDESAIDHLVHKALAEGRTAPIEHALTRPASAEAEAVRRVLALARSADLPVYIVHVSSAQALEEISRSRKNGTRVFGETCPQYLLLTQQDLSRPNFEGAKFVLTPPLRSPADQDALWKGLGAGDIQVVSTDHCPFMFKTQKSAGLNDFTKIPNGGPGIENRLQLLYHYGVNEGRLSLKQWVDLVSVNPAKLFGLYPKKGAVEVGSDADVVIWNPNAEHIISASTHHMQVDYSMYEGITVRGNADTVISRGEIIVDRDVWLGKAGRGRYVKRSCFAAAWGG